A region of Anoplopoma fimbria isolate UVic2021 breed Golden Eagle Sablefish chromosome 24, Afim_UVic_2022, whole genome shotgun sequence DNA encodes the following proteins:
- the f11r.1 gene encoding F11 receptor, tandem duplicate 1 produces the protein MFVSWLVSVALFFFGATGVRGFSVSTSDPDVRVKENEGTDLTCTYSADFGANARVEWKFKDLKGSQTYVIFDGKPTTPYSNRATMYGSTLRFSKVTRLDNGMYDCEVSGSNSQFGEVRVKMTVLVPPSAPLCRVPSSVTTGRTAMLSCHDSVGSPPSKYKWYKDGILLPTEPSKNAGFKNATYKLNTENGNLEFPTTSKKDSGQYLCEAFNDAGPPQRSKPITMEVRDLNTGGIVAGVIVALLLVVLLAFGIWYAHKKGYLPKKTESKPKPSVVYQPASSLYGGGDDEDGEFKQKSSFVV, from the exons ATGTTTGTCAGCTGGCTGGTTTCGGTGGCTTTGTTCTTTTTCGGAGCGACAG GTGTAAGAGGCTTTTCAGTCTCCACCAGCGACCCAGATGTGCGGGTGAAAGAGAATGAAG GGACTGACCTTACATGCACGTATTCAGCCGACTTTGGTGCAAACGCCAGAGTTGAGTGGAAATTTAAGGACTTGAAAGGCTCACAGACGTATGTCATTTTTGATGGGAAACCAACAA CGCCATATTCCAACCGGGCGACGATGTACGGTAGTACTCTGAGATTCTCCAAAGTGACCCGTTTGGATAACGGCATGTACGACTGTGAGGTGTCCGGCAGCAACAGCCAGTTTGGGGAAGTCAGAGTGAAGATGACTGTTCTGG TGCCTCCGTCTGCGCCCTTGTGTCGGGTCCCCAGCTCGGTGACGACGGGCAGGACGGCCATGCTTTCCTGCCACGACAGCGTTGGCTCACCTCCGTCCAAATACAAGTGGTACAAAGACGGCATCCTTCTGCCCACTGAACCCAGCAAGAACGCTGGCTTCAAAAATGCAACCTACAAGCTAAACACAGAAAACGGCAACCTG GAGTTTCCCACTACATCAAAGAAGGACTCGGGTCAGTACCTCTGTGAGGCTTTCAACGATGCTGGACCTCCTCAGCGTTCTAAACCCATTACAATGGAAGTCC gTGACCTGAACACTGGAGGAATCGTTGCTGGAGTAATAGTGGCTCTGCTGCTAGTGGTCCTGCTGGCATTTGGCATTTGGTATGCCCACAAGAAAGGATATCTGCCCA AGAAGACTGAAAg cAAACCAAAGCCCAGCGTGGTCTACCAGCCCGCATCATCATTgtatggtggtggtgatgatgaagat gggGAATTCAAACAGAAGTCTTCATTCGTGGTATAG